A window of Phycodurus eques isolate BA_2022a chromosome 5, UOR_Pequ_1.1, whole genome shotgun sequence contains these coding sequences:
- the parvb gene encoding beta-parvin, with amino-acid sequence MAGLLCGTKRKKTVSDLHEEGKNAINAPMLPSGTDVHPEDTLLEENAERIMLDPTSRENPKFKDLLKVLIDWINSELEEDRIIVKDLEEDCYDGQVLQKLFEKLSGRKLNVAEVTQSEIGQKQKLQTVLEAVNELLRPHGWSIEWSVDSIHSKNLVAIVHLLVSLAMHFQASVRLPEHVSVKVVVVKKREGILQTALVNKELTSTTEMMMGRFERDAFDTLLDHAPDKLNVVKTSLITFVNKHLNKLNLEVTELESQFADGVYLILLMGLLENYFVPLYNFFLTPENFDQKVHNVAFAFELMQDGGLKKPKARPEDVVNLNLKSTLRVLYNLFTNYKNSE; translated from the exons ATGGCGGGGCTGCTTTGTGGAACCAAGAGGAAGAAAACAG TGAGTGACCTCCACGAGGAAGGCAAGAATGCCATCAACGCTCCCATGCTCCCGTCCGGGACGGATGTTCATCCCGAGGACACTCTGCTGG AGGAGAACGCCGAGAGGATAATGCTGGACCCGACATCGCGGGAAAACCCAAAGTTTAAAGATCTGCTGAAG GTGCTAATTGACTGGATCAACAGTGAGCTGGAGGAGGACAGGATCATTGTGAAAGACTTGGAGGAGGACTGTTATGATGGGCAAGTGTTGCAGAAGCTGTTTG AAAAGCTGTCTGGTCGGAAGCTGAACGTGGCCGAAGTGACCCAGTCGGAGATCGGCCAGAAGCAGAAGCTGCAGACGGTTTTGGAGGCGGTCAACGAGCTGCTGCGTCCTCACGGCTGGTCCATCGAGTGGAGCGTGGACT ccatCCACTCCAAGAACCTGGTGGCCATCGTGCACCTGCTGGTGTCTCTGGCCATGCACTTCCAGGCGAGCGTCAGGCTGCCCGAGCACGTCTCGGTGAAAGTGGTGGTGGTCAAG AAGCGAGAGGGCATCCTGCAGACTGCCCTTGTGAACAAGGAGCTGACCAGCACCACCGA GATGATGATGGGAAGGTTCG AAAGAGATGCTTTTGACACACTTCTGGATCACGCACCAGACAAACTCAACGTGGTCAAAACT TCCCTCATCACCTTTGTGAACAAGCACTTGAACAAGTTGAACCTGGAAGTCACTGAGCTGGAATCTCAG TTTGCAGATGGTGTTTACTTAATCCTCTTGATGGGGCTGTTGGAGAACTACTTTGTGCCTCTGTACAACTTCTTCCTCACCCCTGAGAACTTTGACCAGAAG GTCCACAATGTGGCATTTGCCTTCGAGCTCATGCAGGACGGCGGCCTAAAGAAGCCCAAGGCCAGACCAGAAG ATGTGGTCAACCTGAACCTCAAATCAACCCTCAGAGTCCTCTACAACCTGTTCACCAATTACAAGAACTCCGAGTGA